GCGGCAGAAATGCGAACTCCCTCGCGGCAGCCCTTTTTGCCGATGACCGCCAGAATAATTGATTTCCCTCTGTTATTGAAATACACCTTATCTCCGGGGTGATACACCGAATCGGAGTCGAGCTCACGGAAGCCGTGTTTTTCGGCCTCTTCAATAGCATACACCACGCATTCACGCTCTGTTTTGCACAGATCGAGGAATTTTTTATAGCCCTCGCAGTATTCATCGGCCTCTTTGACCTGCTCGTCAGTGACAGAGAAAAAACCGTTCTTGCGATTAATTAAAAGCTCCTCGCGCAAACGGTCAACCTCAGTCTTTTCCTCTGCGGCAGACTTCTTTTCAGACTTCACGTCTTCTTTTTTGCCCGCCTTTTTCTCTTCTTTCTTCGCCATATCAAAAACCTCCTTTGTCATATTGAGCCATATTCTTTCCAATTAAAATTAATTTTTTCAAATATTCTTTGCAATCCTTGACGATCTATCTGAAACAGGATTTAAAAATCGTATAACTCCTGATAGATTCCATAATTTTTGATCACAGCGTCAGTGTAATGCGCTGTTTCGGGGTAAGGAATTTTACTCAGCGTGACCCCGTCCGACGAAACTGAGCGGTCAGAAAGCCAGCGGTCTACCGTTCCCATCCCGGCGTTATACGCGCACAGAGCCGTCGTGCGGTCTGAATAAATCGAGCTGAGCAGCGACAGCAGGTAGCAGCCGTATTTGATGTTGGTTGCCGGGTCTAACAGCGAGGTCTCATCCATAGTGCTTTTCCCCAAGAGCTTGGTTTGCAGCCACTCGAAGGTGGCGGGCGTCAGCTGCATCAGTCCCATAGCGCCCGCACGGGATTTCGCGTCGGGGTCGAAATTGCTTTCGGCCTTGACCACCGCATACACCAGCGCCGGGTCCAGATTATAGTTTTTTGCCTCTTTCTCTATGATGTCCTGATACCCCAGAGGATACTGGCGTTTCATAAAAATTTCGTAGCCGTTTGCCAGAA
Above is a window of Faecalispora anaeroviscerum DNA encoding:
- a CDS encoding lytic transglycosylase domain-containing protein, with translation MRTYARARKGGRGKKMLAALLILLSLTALGYFFLANGYEIFMKRQYPLGYQDIIEKEAKNYNLDPALVYAVVKAESNFDPDAKSRAGAMGLMQLTPATFEWLQTKLLGKSTMDETSLLDPATNIKYGCYLLSLLSSIYSDRTTALCAYNAGMGTVDRWLSDRSVSSDGVTLSKIPYPETAHYTDAVIKNYGIYQELYDF